TTTATTATTAAAACAGTGCGGAAGTAACTTATTCTGGTCGTTAAATAAAAAGCATTTTTTCAATTAAGAATTGATTTAAGAATTATTTAAGAAATTGATAATAGTAGTTTTAGATCTTGCCGCTATGATGAAAAGTATGAAGTTTTTAAAAACGGAGGGAACAGAGTAGTGGCTAAAAAGAAAATAAATTTAACGAAAAAAAATATATTAGTTAGTGTACATGTCTTAGCAGTATGTGCTTGGTTTGGAGGTACATTAAGTTTAATCATATTAGGATTATATTTGAAAAATGCACAAAACTCCGAGCAGCTTATTTATACATTATCTAGTATGCATATAATAGATGAAAATTTACTAAAATATCCTGCCCTTGCAACTTTAGCTACTGGAATTTTACTTTCAGTTTGGACGCAGTGGGGATTAGTAAAATATTATTGGGTTGTTATAAAACTTGTTCTAACTGTCTTAATTATTTTGATTGGTATCTTTTTGATTAATGACTGGTTCGCCTATTTAGTAAAAACCGCAGAAGTAGTAGGGGCTGGTGCACTTAATGAAAATAAATTTGAGTCAACTTGGCTTTCAATTATAATAACTGGAATTTTTAACTTAAGTTGCTTAGCATTTATGACATTCATTACGTATTTTAAACCTTTTGGAAAAATAAAAAAGAATAAAAAAGTGGCAACACTATAAAAAAATCTTTTATTTTATGGTGTTCTAACTGAGTAAGTAATACTTTTTTTGAGTATTACTTTTTTTTATGAAAAAACGATAATATTTACCAAAAAATTAAACATTCTAATTAATGTGTTTTTCTAGTTTCAAGATTGAAGTAAGCGTTTAATTAAATATGACATTTGTCATCTTTTTCATATGACGCCTGCTACTACCAATGGGGAAAATAACTTATATAATTAGGATAATATAATAATAAAAGTTACAACATTAGGAAGGAACTTCTAAATGTCAAAAGAAAATCAAAAGAGTTTACGAAAGCAAATTATTCCTTATGAAAAATCAAATTTAAAAGCTAGTATTTGGCAAATGATTAATACTTTTATTCCATTTATATTTTTGTGGTATTTTGCCTATAAAAGTATTTCTATTTCAGTAGTATTAACGATCTTTATTGATATTGTTGCTGCACTATTCTTAATAAGGATATTTATCATCTTCCATGATTGTTGTCATCAATCATTTTTTAAGAATAAAACAGCAAATAAAGTTCTTGGCACAATTACAGGCGTTGTTACTTTATTTCCATTCAGCCAGTGGAAGCATAGTCATTCAATCCACCATGCAACAAGTGGTAACTTAGATAAACGCGGGATTGGAGATATGTGGGTTTTAACTGTTGAAGAGTACGTTGAAGCATCGTTGTGGACAAAAATACAATATCGTCTATACCGTAATCCGTTAATCATGTTTGGTTTAGGACCAATTTATATCGTGTTAATTACAAATCGGTTCAATACGAAAAATGCGAAATTAAAAGAAAGACTAAACACCTATTTAACTAATATATTAATTGTTGGGGGTTCGGCGTTATTTTGCCTTACAATTGGTTGGGAAAATTATTTAATAGTAGAAGGTCCGATCTTTTTCATCTCGGCAGTATTAGGAATTTGGCTTTTCTATGTACAGCATCAATTTGAAGACACTTATTTTGAAGAAGATGCGAATTGGGAATATGTAAAAGCAGCGGTTGAAGGAAGTTCGTTTTATAAACTTCCAAAATTATTGCAATGGATTACAGGTAATATTGGATACCACCATGTTCATCATTTAAGTCCAAGAGTACCGAATTATAATTTAGAGTCTGTTCATAATAATACGCTTCCATTACAAAGTGTACCGACGATTACACTAAAAACTAGTTTAACATCTTTAAAATTCAAATTATGGAATGAAGAAACAAAGCAATTTGTAGGATTCAAAGATATAAAATCAATCTATAAAGTAAATCGCGAAAGTTCAGACACTGTCTGAACTTTTGATGTATTTAATTTATTTTTATAAAGATTAACTTTGCTTAACTATGATAAGATTGATAAATAAATGACACAAAATGTTTGAATAATGAGGTAAATTTATGTTTAAAAGATATTTAGTTTTCCTAAAAAGTACAGGAATCTCACCATATATTTGGACAGTTTTAGGGATTTCGCCATTTTATTTTATTTTTCTTTCTGCACATTCCACTTTAAGAATCATAATAGGAATTTTACTAACAATATCATTTTTTATCATCTATCGATTGGCGTACAGATCAAAAGGATGGTCAATTTTTCTATGGTCATCCATCTTAATCATCATATCCACTTCAATGAATATACTTTTTAGTTATGTATATTTTGCATTTTTTATAGCATATATGATTGGAAAAAGAAAAAATAGGGTCACATTTTTAACTTTATATATCCTTCATTTAGTAATCACTACAATATCAATCAACATCACGATTATCCTTCAAGAAGAATTAATAATTAGGCAGCTTCCATTTATTATCATCACTTGGATTAGCGTTATTTTGCTACCATTTAGTCTTTACAGTCGAAATGAAAGAGGGCAATTAGAAGAAAAGTTAGTAGATGCTAATAAACGTATTTCAGATCTTGTAAAACTAGAAGAACGTCAAAGAATTGCTCGTGATTTACATGATACACTAGGTCAAAAACTTTCACTGATTGGTTTAAAAAGTGACTTAGCTAGAAAGTTAATTACAAAGGATCCAGAGTTAGCTCAAAATGAATTAAAGGACGTACAACAAACAGCCAGAACAGCTTTAAATGAAGTACGAAAAATCGTTTCTCAAATGAGAGGGATTCGAATTAAAGATGAACTAATAAGGATTAAGCAAATCCTACATGCGGCTGAAATTGCAGTTGAATGTAACGAAAACTTTCAACTTTCAAATGTTTCCTTACTTACAGAAAATATTGTTAGTATGTGCTTAAAGGAAGCCGTAACAAATGTTGTAAAACATAGTCATGCTACTTTATGTAAAATATCAATTAGACAAATGAAAAATGAAATAATTTTTTCTGTAATAGATAATGGAGTTGGTTGTAAATCGGATAAGTTTACAACTGGTTATGGGTTAATTGGAATGAAGGAACGACTCGAATTTGTGAATGGAACATTAGAGGTAAACTGTGAAAATGGAATGACTTTAATTATGACAGTTCCAATCGATGTTAAACAAATTGAAGTGGAGGAACTAGTATGATTAGGATCGTAATTGCTGAAGACCAACGAATGCTATTAGGTGCTCTTGGTTCTTTACTTAATCTAGAAGATGATATGGAAGTTGTTGGTAAAGCATCAAATGGAGAAGAAGCAGTTAAACTAGTCAAGCAATTACAACCTGACATTTGTATAATGGATATTGAAATGCCAGGTAAAACTGGACTTGAGGCCGCAGAAGAATTAAAACCTTTAGATTGTAAAGTGATTATATTAACAACTTTTGCTAGATCTGGTTATTTTCAAAGAGCTTTAAAAGCGGGTGTAAAGGGCTATTTATTAAAGGATAGTCCAAGTGAAGAGTTAGCAAGTTCAATTAGAAGTATTATTTCCGGGAAGAGAATCTATGCTCCAGAACTTATGGATGATGTATACGCTGAAGAAAATCCGTTAACTGACCGAGAAAAAGAAGTTTTAGAACTAGTAGCCGATGGTAAGAACACACAAGAAATTGCAGATGAATTGAGTCTAAAAACAGGAACAGTTAGAAATTATATATCTATGATTTTAGACAAATTAGAAGTTAAAAATAGAATCGAAGCTATAAAACAATCAAAAGAAAAAGGTTGGTTTAAGTGAAGTTTATTGCAGGAAAATAAAAACAAGAATAGCAGGTAGGGCAAGAATTGAAAACAAAATTTTCAATACTTAAGATCCCAACCAACCTGCATTCCTTGTTTACCATTTAGTTTCCTGCTTTTCTTTTTTCTTTTTTTCTAGATTTTGTTTTTCCTTTACTAGATTTTTGTACTTCCTTAAAAAATTCGTCAAGCTCCTTATTGAACTTATCTGTTTCTTCCAAAAATAAAAGATGACTACTATTATAAAATGGAACAAATTTTGAACCTTTTATCTTTTTTTGAATAAACTCACCAGCGGCTATTGGGAAAAATCCATGACTACCAAAACAAATTAATGTTGGAATATCAACATTACAAAGAGTATCCCGATAATCTACAGCAGTTTGATTGAATACTATTGTACTTGCAATCGCTGCAGGTAATTTATTCATTTCTTTTAGTATCCATTTATGTTCTTTTGGATCAGGTTGATCCATATACATACCATATATAAAATCGCTATTAAATTTGTTCTGATCTTCTTGGATAGACTGCATTACATTTTTTAATATCGTAAAATCAAACGCTCCAAACTCCCAATCTGGCCATATATAATCGGATGCAGATTGATCAACAACTGTTAGCGCCTTAATATTTTTACTGCCAAATTGATTAACATAATCCCACAATACAAAAGCTCCCATTGACCAACCTACTAAAATGACATCCTTTAAATCTAGTTTATCTATAAAGCATTTTAAATCACGTGCGTACTGTGCTACTGTATGCCCAAATTGAACTTTTGAGGACTTTCCATGTGCTCGTAAATCTAAAGTAATGACGCGATAATTTTTACTAAAATACGGTACTTGTTTATGAAAAAACTTACTACTCATCATAACTCCATGAACAAAAACAACTGTTTGACCTTCCCCGTGATCTTCATAATAGAGCTTTGTATGTGAATCAAGTTCTACAAATGCCAATTTAATCGCCCCCATTGGCTTTTAAATATCTTACTTTCCTATATTATTTCATCTCATAATAGTTCATGACTATTCGCAATTTCTTTGAATAAAGTTGTTTAAGTAAAGACTCTGTTATAAAAGATTGTTGATTTTCTTATTGAACTTAATGGCAGTTTAGTTGTGCGAAATGTTTCTAGCTTAAATGGAGAATGGTCACATTACTCTGGTAAAGGCTAGACAGTTCCTTTCGGAATTGAAGGATTATATCGAAGAATCAAATGATTGGGTAACGCCTTGAAGGGTTCTCTCTTAGTCGAATAGCATTTGATTTAGTAAGAATGATCGTGTTATAAGCTCGGCGAAAAGGCGTAAGAAATTACCGTACCAGTTCGGCTGACGAAATCCTACTCGATGGAGTGGTGTAATTCATGATGCTTGAGTTGAATGAATATGGTGAGAATGCGAATAAACCTAAAATAAAAGGTTAAGCTGACAAACTTCTGAATGTACGGGTCTATAACTGCAATACATAGAAATGTGTATATCACCAAATTGTGAGGTTAGATGTGGATGAGTAAGACTAACTAATATGAAAATCCATGATACGTTACAGGCGTATGAATGCTAACAGGCTTAAAGGAAGCACCTAAGTTCATTCTATAATAAATATAATTCAACATTGTAAGCTGGTAACGTAGAGGGCTTACTCCCAATGAAGCGTTGGCAAGGAAAGCATTAATGATACTAGTTACTGTATAACTTGTCTTTATATCAGTGAAAGTGGTGGCACAGTACCTATGAAATGTCTAATCCACATGGAGGGATAGCCACTAGACTAATAAAGATTTATTCAACCATGTAAGGCAGTTCTTTATCGATTAATAAGGTTCTTGTGAGACTAAAAGAGGTTTAACTTCGAAAGGAGAAACCGACTTATTGAAACGGGAGAAACTGAGACACAGTGAATATTACAGTATGCAAACTTGTTTTGACATACTTTATGCCCAAAGTGTCAGTGGTCATCACTTCTATGATTTAACAGAATTAATGTGTTCTGAAGATAATATTCGACTTGCTTACCGAAACATTAAAAGAAATACAGGAAGCAAAACTGCGGGAACAGATAAATTAACGATAGATAATATTATACATCTGTCAGTTACAGAAGTAATAGAAAAGGTTCAAACAATGTTCATGTGTTACGAGCCTCGAACAGTAAGGCGTGTTTTTATTCCGAAAGGAAAAGGAAAAAACAGACCATTGGGGATTCCAACAATTTGGGATAGAATCTTTCAACAATGTATACTTCAAATTTTAGAGCCAATATGTGAAGCAAAATTCCATAAACATAGCTATGGATTCAGACCGAATCGTAGCACACACCATGCCAAAGCTAGATTCGAGTTTCTAATAAATCGAGTTGGACTCTACCATTGTATAGATGTAGATATAAAAGGATTCTTCGATAACGTTAATCATAGTAAATTACTAAAACAAATGTGGTCGCTAGGTATAAGGGATAAACCACTTCTTTCTATTATATCTAAACTGTTAAAAGCAGAGATTGAAGGTGTAGGTATTCCTACAAGAGGCACTCCACAAGGAGGAATATTATCTCCCCTACTTTCCAACATTGTATTAAATGAGTTGGATTGGTGGATTAGTGAACAATGGGAAACGTTTAAAAGTAATCATACTTATTTGAGCAATGGCAGCAAGTATAAGTCTTTAAAGAAAACAGCTTTGAAAGAGTGCTTTATCGTTCGCTACGCGGACGATTTTAAGATAATGTGTAGGACAAGGTCACAGGCAATAAAAATGAATTATGCATTGAAAGACTTCCTAAAAAACAGACTACATCTGGAAACCAGTGAAGAGAAATCTAAAATTATCAACTTAAAGAAGAACTCTTCCGAGTTTCTTGGCTTTTCAGTAAAAGCCATAAGAAAAGGAAAAACGTATGTAGCAAGGTCCGATATGTCGAAGAAGGCAAAAGAAAACGCCTTCCAAAAGATAAAGGAAGCTATAAAATTGGTTAAGAAAAAACCTGGCAATCAGACTGTTTGGAATTTTAATACAGTGGTAATGGGAATCCAAAACTATTATTCTGTTGCCTCTCAAATTACTATTAATCTAAATAAGTTAAACTATCATCTACGCAAAACGTTATACAATCAACTAAAGAATATTAGAACAGAGGCAAGTTTTCATGATATGACTAAGACCTTACAGAAAAGGTACAAAGGTTATGAAAGTAAATTATATAAGATACAGCAAATGGTATTTGTCCCTATCCATGCCCAACGGTGGAAATTACCACACTGTTTTACACAAACGATATGTAACTTCACTGCCGAAGGTAGAGCGAAAATACATAATAACTTAAAAGCTATCGATAGAAATATACTTACTTACATCATGAGAAACTACATTCCAAATCGATCAATTGAATACAATGACAATCGAATCAGTAAATTTATTGCCCAATATGGCAAATGTGCCATATTGGGAGTGGATTTAGGGATAAATGAATGGCATTGTCATCACATTAATCCTTATCATCTTTCAAAGGATGATAGCTATTCAAATCTTATTATTGTAGATAAATTTATACATAAACTGCTTCATCTAAAGGATGAGGATAAAACAGAAACTCTTTTGAAATCCTTTAAACTTACTCGTAAGCAAATGGAAAAAGTAAATTCGTTACGACTAAAATGTCAGAATCAAACAATCTAAAATTGGAAGAAAAGCACTCGTCTGCTTAATACATAGAAAAGAATAAATTGGATTAGTTGGAACGCCGTATGCGGTGAAAGTTGCACGTACGGTGTGAACAGGGGGAAAAGGGAGCGATAACTTCAAACCCTTACCTATCTGTATTAAAAGGATTACTTCTACCCATTATAGAATATATATATCAAAATCTTATAGAGAAAGTTGGATACGATTTGCAATTGGGAATTATTATAGGACTTTATAGGTTAGCTTTTTTTAGCTTAGGGAGTCTTTTATAACAAAAAAATGCATAAGGAAGAAAGATTTTTAAGCTTTAAATTATTGTTCCCCCTTTTGTGGGCTGTCGATGATTTGCCCTATTGGGTTACAAAAATCTTGTTATTACTATTTGGTGTTATAGGTTGTTTTTACGGAAGCTATCAGTTATTTACCTATTGAAAACTAAAGGTAAGCATTAGTTCAATAACAAATCATTCAGTAATATGCAGGAGAAGGTATTTTATGAAAAAGATTAAAGAGGATGAGCATTTTTATAATAATAAATACATATTAAATAACGATATATTAGAATTTGAAAGAGTCTATATGGTTGATGAATATAAATTTGATAAAGAATCTTATGAGAAGTTAAGTAAGATTTATGAACAGTTACCATCATATATGGGTAATCCAACCACATTTCCTTGAAGGTTTGGTAATGAGGAAAAAGGAGATAAATTTTTTATATCAGTTTCATTCGAAATGTCAGGGCTGAAATTTTGGGGTAATTTACCTATTTTTGATTTTTTACATTGGGAAAATAAATTCCATGATTTAATAAGAAAGCTTCCATTTAAATATCAATAATAAACATTTTCCTTATTCAACTACCATGGGAGTACGATATAAACTTCCATTCACTGTTGTGAATCTTAGGATTCATGGATGGCTAACGCAAGCAATAGTTGAACAAGCCAAAGCTGCTTCGGTAGCTTTTTTCTTATTCAAGTAA
This genomic interval from Gottfriedia acidiceleris contains the following:
- a CDS encoding response regulator transcription factor — protein: MIRIVIAEDQRMLLGALGSLLNLEDDMEVVGKASNGEEAVKLVKQLQPDICIMDIEMPGKTGLEAAEELKPLDCKVIILTTFARSGYFQRALKAGVKGYLLKDSPSEELASSIRSIISGKRIYAPELMDDVYAEENPLTDREKEVLELVADGKNTQEIADELSLKTGTVRNYISMILDKLEVKNRIEAIKQSKEKGWFK
- the ltrA gene encoding group II intron reverse transcriptase/maturase, which gives rise to MQTCFDILYAQSVSGHHFYDLTELMCSEDNIRLAYRNIKRNTGSKTAGTDKLTIDNIIHLSVTEVIEKVQTMFMCYEPRTVRRVFIPKGKGKNRPLGIPTIWDRIFQQCILQILEPICEAKFHKHSYGFRPNRSTHHAKARFEFLINRVGLYHCIDVDIKGFFDNVNHSKLLKQMWSLGIRDKPLLSIISKLLKAEIEGVGIPTRGTPQGGILSPLLSNIVLNELDWWISEQWETFKSNHTYLSNGSKYKSLKKTALKECFIVRYADDFKIMCRTRSQAIKMNYALKDFLKNRLHLETSEEKSKIINLKKNSSEFLGFSVKAIRKGKTYVARSDMSKKAKENAFQKIKEAIKLVKKKPGNQTVWNFNTVVMGIQNYYSVASQITINLNKLNYHLRKTLYNQLKNIRTEASFHDMTKTLQKRYKGYESKLYKIQQMVFVPIHAQRWKLPHCFTQTICNFTAEGRAKIHNNLKAIDRNILTYIMRNYIPNRSIEYNDNRISKFIAQYGKCAILGVDLGINEWHCHHINPYHLSKDDSYSNLIIVDKFIHKLLHLKDEDKTETLLKSFKLTRKQMEKVNSLRLKCQNQTI
- a CDS encoding sensor histidine kinase; translation: MFKRYLVFLKSTGISPYIWTVLGISPFYFIFLSAHSTLRIIIGILLTISFFIIYRLAYRSKGWSIFLWSSILIIISTSMNILFSYVYFAFFIAYMIGKRKNRVTFLTLYILHLVITTISINITIILQEELIIRQLPFIIITWISVILLPFSLYSRNERGQLEEKLVDANKRISDLVKLEERQRIARDLHDTLGQKLSLIGLKSDLARKLITKDPELAQNELKDVQQTARTALNEVRKIVSQMRGIRIKDELIRIKQILHAAEIAVECNENFQLSNVSLLTENIVSMCLKEAVTNVVKHSHATLCKISIRQMKNEIIFSVIDNGVGCKSDKFTTGYGLIGMKERLEFVNGTLEVNCENGMTLIMTVPIDVKQIEVEELV
- a CDS encoding fatty acid desaturase, with the protein product MSKENQKSLRKQIIPYEKSNLKASIWQMINTFIPFIFLWYFAYKSISISVVLTIFIDIVAALFLIRIFIIFHDCCHQSFFKNKTANKVLGTITGVVTLFPFSQWKHSHSIHHATSGNLDKRGIGDMWVLTVEEYVEASLWTKIQYRLYRNPLIMFGLGPIYIVLITNRFNTKNAKLKERLNTYLTNILIVGGSALFCLTIGWENYLIVEGPIFFISAVLGIWLFYVQHQFEDTYFEEDANWEYVKAAVEGSSFYKLPKLLQWITGNIGYHHVHHLSPRVPNYNLESVHNNTLPLQSVPTITLKTSLTSLKFKLWNEETKQFVGFKDIKSIYKVNRESSDTV
- a CDS encoding alpha/beta fold hydrolase gives rise to the protein MAFVELDSHTKLYYEDHGEGQTVVFVHGVMMSSKFFHKQVPYFSKNYRVITLDLRAHGKSSKVQFGHTVAQYARDLKCFIDKLDLKDVILVGWSMGAFVLWDYVNQFGSKNIKALTVVDQSASDYIWPDWEFGAFDFTILKNVMQSIQEDQNKFNSDFIYGMYMDQPDPKEHKWILKEMNKLPAAIASTIVFNQTAVDYRDTLCNVDIPTLICFGSHGFFPIAAGEFIQKKIKGSKFVPFYNSSHLLFLEETDKFNKELDEFFKEVQKSSKGKTKSRKKEKRKAGN